The Geotoga petraea genome contains the following window.
TTAAAAAAAGTGTTTCTTTATCTAAGTTAGAATTTAGTTGTTGTTGTATTTTTGTCAAAAAATCTTTTTTCATTTTAATTTTTCTTAAAGCTCTTTGATTAGTGTTTATTATAACTTTATTTTTTTCTCTTTTAAATATATTTATCTCATTTTTTTTGCTATCAATAATATCTAATTTTTCAGAAAATATTTCTTTTTCTTTTGATAAAAATTTTGTTTTTATCGAAAAGCTGTATTTATAATTTTTATTCTGGTTTATAAAATTTATTTCAAATTTTATTGGGTTTTCTTCTTCTTGATAAGCAAAAGGAAACAGCTCTATAGTTTTTGATTCATATGAACCTGTATTTAGGTTGCCGTTTAATATTATATCTCTCATTATTGATAAAGACATTATTAAGTTTGATTTTCCACTAGCGTTTGCTCCATATATCACAGAACATGGTAAAATCCTTAACCCTTTTTTTCTTATTAAATTTTCATTATGAGTTTTTTCTGCTCCAGCTTTTAAAGAATATGTCGTTTCATTTTTAAAAGATCTAAAGTTTGTTACTTTGTAGTCTATTATCATTCTCTTCACCTCCCTTTTTGTTATATTATATATTATTTTTATATTTTTTCAAAACCATGGAGGTTTTTGCTCATATGCGGCGAAAGAATGTGAATGCTAGAATTGCTTTGCAATTCCAGTTGTTGGTTGAGAGTGAGAATTTGTAAAACAAATTCTCGGTTATTTGTTGTTGGTTGATAGTTGTTAGTTGTTTGAAATAAAACCTCTAAAACACCCCGTCAGTTTCACTGACACCCCTCTAATGGTCATTTTAGAGGGGATTAGTGCTTAAACACCTCGCGATAGAAATCAGAGATTTCTGTTGTTGGTTGTTTGTTGTTTGTTGTTTGTTGGAAAATCAAAGGCAAAATCTCTAAAACACCCCGTCAGTTTCACTGACACCCCTCTAATGGTCATTTTAGAGGGGATTAGTGCTTAAACACCTCGTGATAGAAATCAGAGATTTCTGTTGTTAGTTGTTGGTTGGAAAATCAAAGGCAAAAGGCCTAAACTCCCTTGTGATAGAAATCAGAGATTCCTGTTGTTGGTTTTTTGTTGCTGGTTGTTAGAAGGGATTTAAAAAAGCTGCTTTTCAGCAGCTTTTATTTTATGTATACGTATATTGGGTTTTTGATTGTTTTGTTTATTTTTTCTATTGTTTCTATTTCTGTGTCTTTTTCTTTTATTAGTACTATGTTTTTCTGGATCAGGTTTTTGTATAAAAGGTATTCTGAGCTTTCTATTGAATTAAATCTTACGATGAATTTTTCTTTTTGTTTGTCTTCTTCAAACTGTTTTATTTTTTCTGCGTATGGTTTGTTTTCTGTTGTGTCTGTGAACTCTATTTCTGGATCTATTGTTTTTATTATGGAATGAACTTTTTTTGAATGGTTGTTTAGGTTGTTTTGGGTTTCTATTATTCCGATTTTTTTGTTTTGTGTTTCGTATATTATGTTCACTATTTTTTCGAGGTCTTTTTCTGATTTTATGGTTGTTTCTGGTATTTTGAACAATGTTTCAAATTCGTGTATGTCTTTTATTTTGTTGTCGGATGATTCTTTTACAAACACTCCCAATATTCCAAGGAATATCCCAAGTACTCCGCCTATTGCGAGGATGAGTTTTTTGTTTGGGGCTATTGGGTTTTCTGGGACGTAGCTTGCAGTTATTATGTTGAAATTGCTTTCGTACAATGATTTTTTTAAGTTTTCTTGTTCAAGTGTGTTTAGTATTGTGTTGTATTTGACTTCCAATATTTTTTGTTCTTTTTGTAAAAGGAAGTATTTGTACATTATAGGAGATCTACTCGCTATTTCTTGGTCTACCAGTTCAAGCATTCTGTTTGTTACCTGTTCTGTGATGTCAAAGAGTTCTAACTGTGTTTTTGTTTGGATGTATTCGTTGAATTTTTCTCTGTCTATGGTGGCTAAAAAGTTCATATCACTCGATAATATGTTTTGCATTTCTTCTTGAAGTTGTTGTTGTTGGACTTGAATAGTCGAGCTCAACTCTCTTATTTGTGGTGAGTTTGGTTGGTTTAGTTTCAATGTTTCAAGTTTTATCTGATTTTGTATTATTTGATTTTTTATTGTTGTTATATTTGAATTTGATGAGTTTAACAGTATGAATTCTTTCATTTGAGGATCCATTTCAAAGAGATTTTTTTCTATTGTCTCTTTTTTTATTTCTAAATTAGCTTTTTGTGATTCAAGCTGAATTTTTTGCATGTATGTATCTGCGTAATATTGGATCATTGGGTCTGTTTGTTCTGTGCTGGTTGTTATTTTGTTTTTTGTCTGAAAATCCAGTAGTTCTTTGTTTACTTGGTCGTATTGTCTTGAAACATCGTCAAATACATTTTGAAGTTGTGTTAGATATTTTTCAGTATCTTTAAAATAATTTTCTTTAACAAATTGTGTGTAATAATCGTATGTTAGTGACACTATTGAAGCGGCTTGTGTTGGGTCGCTACTTTCGTAAGATATACTGAGCATGCTTGTATTTTCAACTGTTTCAATAGTTATTTTATCTTTTATTGATTTTATAAACCCTCTTTTGGTGTATTCTATTCCTCTTATTTTAGCAAGCCAGTTTTTGTTTTCTTCTGCTTTTTGTACCAAGTTTAATTCGTCTACCACTTTTCCTAAAACAGCATCTGATTTCATTTTTTGTATCTCGTTGTCTAACCCTGTGTCTCCTGTTGAACTGCTAAGGCCCGCAAGCGCTGCAAGACCAGAAGCATCTCCAAAAGATATTGAAGAACCAGATGATTTTTTGTATTCGACTATTTGTTCTGCTTTGTAAGTTGGCGTTGCAAAAAAGAACAAATAAACTAAAGTTATTAAAACAGTTGTTATGAATATTCCAACAAACAACCATTTTCTTCTTTTAAAAATCCTTATTATGTCTGAAAAAGTTAATTCCATTTCTTGGTTTTCCATTTTCACCCTCCGATAATAAAAAAAATAAAATTAAAAATAATATTAGTGTGTACGTTCTTTGAGTCAATTATAGCATATATAAAGTAATCCAAGTTAATGCCACTTTATGTTTTATTAAATTCTTATATCACCTGATCAATTAATTTTTCATTTGCATTTTTGATTGTATATAATTAATTAATCAAACGTTCGATTAATTAATTTATTACTATAATATATTTATTTTTTAAATTAATTGGTTAATCTTTATTTTATTTTATATCATAAATTAAAATTATGGTATAATTTTTTTAATGGAATCTAATTTTTGGGGAGGTTTTTTTTATGAAAAAATTATTATTTGTTTTTTCATTGATTTTAGTATCGTTATTGCTTGTTTCATGTTTTCCTGGACAAGAGCAAGATGAAACGATCAATTTAACTATTCAACCAGATTCGAGCTCTTTTATTTCAGAATATGACGGTCACACGGTTAATTGGAATAAGATTGAATATTCCCTTTTTTATAATGGAAACTTTTTAAAAGAAGGGGACCTAACTGTTAACGAAATCTCTGGACCTTTTGTTTTTAGCAATTTGGTTTCAGGGAATTATGAAGTTAATATTAGAGTTATTAACGATGGATTTGTAATAGCTAAAATACAAAAATCATTTAATTTAACAAAAGATAATAATACATTTAACGCTAGTTATGAAATGATGGATAGTAATTTAGAAATTGAAGTTACAGACAATAGATCAGATAAATCTTTGGATGTTACTCATAATATTATAATTAGTAATGAAAGTGGTATTATTGCAGAAGATTCTATCACTAATGAGGCAACATCAAATTTAGTTTTTAACCCTGGTTTATATACTTTAACAATTAATCAAATAACCACTGAAAATGATACAACTATATCTGCAACAACAGTTGTAGAAAAATCCAATTTTTATTCTCCTGGTTATAAATATGTTTCCACTTTGGAAATTACAGATGATTCAGTGGATTTATCTGACCCTGAGACCCCAGTTGACCCAGAAGACCCTGATGATTATGATGTTGATTTATCTTTTGACATTTCTGATGCAGTTGCAATTGCTTCTAATAGCGAAGAAGAGTCAACAAATAGCCTCAACAGAAGCAGATATAGTATCCCAGATAACTATGGAAAAGTTTTAACTCTAAAAGATTTAAAAACAAAAAGCAGTAGTTCAAATAAACTTGTAAAAATTTTGACAGATGGCTCTATTGAATCAATAATGAATCTCCCAGAAGGGTATAACCCTCCTGAAATAGCTTATGTTTCAACAGAAGAAGACGGGAGTGTTTATATAATCTTTAGAAACTTTTTAAGTTTTAACAATGGAGATAGAAGATTTACTGCACAATTTATAAGAGTTTTCCCAGATAACGAGTTTCAAGTTTTATGGCCTTTAGATCCTTTCATTAATGATCCTTGGAATGAAGGAAATATTGAGGTTAGAAATGATTATTACCAAGAAGGTGAATCAGTTTTAAAGGCAGATAATGGTTATATATATTTCAAAACTAATAATTGGAAAAATGATGGAGAAAAGAATAATATTTACGAATATAGGCCCAATCAAAATAACACTCCAGAATTAGTTACTCCTGATTACAAGTTAAGAATAAGAAGATTCAAAGCGGATGTTGATGGAAACATTTATATTGAATTTTCAATGGGAGGAAACTCACAATTCAAAGTCTATAAAGACGGAACATACTATGAAAGCAATATTTATTATTCAAATACTGATTATGCTAATAACATTCAAACTTTTATTCCACAAAGGGAAAAATCTGGAATAGTTGCAAACGGAAGCGATATAAGAGGTAAAAACGGAATAGTTAGAATAGACATTGAAACAGACAATTATGAAAAAGATTTTGACTTCATTTCTGTTTTTAACAATAATCATAATACTGATTATAGAAAGTACGAAAATAACGACAACGATTATATTATAGAAGAAAAATCTAATGATTATTTAAGAAATTTAAATTCTCAATTCTCTTTTTATGAAGTTGATGATTCTTTTTATACAAATGATGCTTTGGATTTAGATAAAATAAATGCTTTTATCTCCAAATATTCAACAGATACTAATTTAGAAATTACAGCTAACGATATTGAAGATATAGAAAATTGGGAAAAAGTATTTTATGAATTTAGTGATTCAAAGGATGAAACAACTTTACGAAATAAAGAAATTATTTTAAAATATTTTTTTAATGATGATGAAGAAGTATATAACAACATAAAATCATTATTAGATAAAACAACAATTTACGAAAATAAAGTGTTTTTTGATGAAAGTGATTCTTATAGAACCCCAGATTTTAGAAAATATGAATGGAAAGATACTCTAAAAAATGAAGATGGTTCTTTAAATAAAGATTTTGTCGATTTTATTTTTAGAGATAGGCAATTTAAAGATGATGAAATAGAATACCTTAAAAATTGGTCTCAATATCATACTTGGGATACTTACAATCAAGAAGATCCTTTATATGATTTTTATAAGAAAATATATGACAAAGATTACAGAAATATAGTAGATGCTGCAAGAGATTGGAATGTTAGCTATGATTGGTTTTTTGATGAAAAATATATTCAAACTTTAAATTTATATCAATATGATTTTATTACAGAGTTGTTGGCAAGTGATGGGAACATCGATTTCTCAAAACTCGAAAAACTAGTTAGTTATTCTATGCCTAAATTCTCATTATCTCAAGAGAATAAAGATTTGTTAAATAGCTGGGATGGCTATTATTCTCAAGATATATTTACTTCAAATTATCTTGATTCTATGCATTTAGAAAAATTTTATGAATTTTATTCTGAAGATTTATTTACTATATTGAATGATATTAATTCTGCTAATGATCATAGTGTATTAACTCATAATGATACTTTATATGTTCCTGAATTTTATTATTTTGAATGGTCTGATTTTATGTATGATGACATGGGAAACTTAGATAGAGAGTTATTGAGTTATTTTTTAATGAATTTTGATGCTAATGCAGGTGTATCTAGAGATTCTACTCAACTATCTTATCAATTTACTACTCCTGAAGGAACTCATATAATTGTTGATTTAATAAAAAACAATGATTTAACCGATGAAGCCTACAATGCTTTTTTAAATTGGAATAATTATTTACCAAGATATTATAGTTACAATGATTCTTATATTTACCCAGCTATAGATGATATATCTATTTATAAATACGCTCATTATTTATATGAGTATGGTTCAAAAGAAGAAAAATTAGTAAACTTAACAGAAAATGTTTTAATTCCTATAACTGAAAAGAGTACTTCTACCACATATGAAATAAGGGACGTATATTTAGATGATGCTGGAAATATAAAAACAAATACTATATTAAAGTTGTTGGAAAACCCTTATGAGGATTATACAGAGACTCAAATTAATCTTCTAAATAATTGGGATGGTATTTTTCATAATGACTGGGAAAGTTTTGAAGAAACAAGCACAGAATATAAAACCCATTATATAGTCAATGAAATTTTAGAAAATATAAATGAAATAAGTTTAGATTTTTTAACTAATGCTGAAGATAAAAATTTAAAATCTATGAACTATTATAGATTAAAATGGGACAGTAGTTTATTAAATGCTTCAGAAGAATTAGATGAAACTAAATTCAATAATTTTATAAGCTATTTTGATGGAATAATTGATTCTTCAAAATACTCTTTTGAAGAAGTTCAGAACTGGAACATGTATTACAGAACAGATAATTCTTATGATGGAGAATACGAAGACCCTTATGGATTATTAAACTCTAATATGATAGAAAAATACAAACTATTCATTTCTCCTCTTAACAACAATATTCTTAAGAAAACTGAAAAAAATTATAAAACCTTTTATGTAAGAAAATTTGAATTTAAGGATAAATTCTATGATGATTTAGGAAATTTATCTGAAGAAAAATTAAATTATCTTTTAGACTTATATGATTTATACGGATTCACATATGATAGAACCGCCTTATTGGAAGAGTTTAAGAATTGGAACGAATATTTTTATTATATTTATGATCGCTCTACTTATGAAAAAGAATTTTTGAACGATGAAATAAGCCATTTTTTCAAAAATATTAGATATGATAACAATAATATAAAGGCAAATCTTATGGCAGAAATACCAAATGATTTGATTGATAGAATTTATTATAAAGTATTTACTCTTAAAGACAAATTTTTGAACGAAGATACCTCAGTTAATCAAGAGTTAGTTAATGAATATTTATCATATTTACCTTTAGAAATTTCTGAAGAAATGTTTAATGAAATATTCGGAAATACTGAATATATTCTTCCAAACTATTACGATGAATATACTGATTCTGATAACGACTATATAAAAGAAAAATATGATACTTTTTCTAAATACTATTCAGATTATTCTTCAGAATTGTTGTATAACTTGAGTAAAAATATTACAAATTTAAACTCTAAATCGTTTGGATTATTTTCAAAGTATTCATCACTAAATACTTGGAGTATGAATATTTATGAATTTGACTGGAACCCAGATTACTTAAATGCAGATGACACAATAAACAAAGAAAAGTTTACCAAACATTTCAACGATTACTTTATAGATGGTTTTAATTATATTGAAGAAGAAAAGATATTCGAAAATCTAAATAACTGGGATGGAATGATATATCGTATAGATAATAATAACCAAAATAATCCATTTTACAAAAATAATGTCGAACCAAAATTTATTTATGATTTTGCTGTAGAATATACTAATTTTATAAACAATTATTTTGATGGAATTTTGATTAGCGATTGGTTACGAGATAATGTTGGAAATTCTTATATTAGTTTTTATAATATTAAGGAGCTTTTTTATGATAGCAATGATAATTTATACGCTATGTACAGTAACACTTGGGGAGATAGTTTAGATGGACTATCAATTTTCAAATTAATGAATTCAAATTCTGATAAAGATTTGGATTATTTAACAATAGAACATACAGAATATGCTCCATCTAACGTCGAAATAAAAGGAGATTATATTTACTACATCCATTCAGAAAAAAAAGATCAAAGTACTTCCTATAAAAAAATTGCCAGATTACATTTAACCACTAAAGAAACAGATAATTTGTTGGATATTTCTGGAATGC
Protein-coding sequences here:
- a CDS encoding GumC family protein, producing MENQEMELTFSDIIRIFKRRKWLFVGIFITTVLITLVYLFFFATPTYKAEQIVEYKKSSGSSISFGDASGLAALAGLSSSTGDTGLDNEIQKMKSDAVLGKVVDELNLVQKAEENKNWLAKIRGIEYTKRGFIKSIKDKITIETVENTSMLSISYESSDPTQAASIVSLTYDYYTQFVKENYFKDTEKYLTQLQNVFDDVSRQYDQVNKELLDFQTKNKITTSTEQTDPMIQYYADTYMQKIQLESQKANLEIKKETIEKNLFEMDPQMKEFILLNSSNSNITTIKNQIIQNQIKLETLKLNQPNSPQIRELSSTIQVQQQQLQEEMQNILSSDMNFLATIDREKFNEYIQTKTQLELFDITEQVTNRMLELVDQEIASRSPIMYKYFLLQKEQKILEVKYNTILNTLEQENLKKSLYESNFNIITASYVPENPIAPNKKLILAIGGVLGIFLGILGVFVKESSDNKIKDIHEFETLFKIPETTIKSEKDLEKIVNIIYETQNKKIGIIETQNNLNNHSKKVHSIIKTIDPEIEFTDTTENKPYAEKIKQFEEDKQKEKFIVRFNSIESSEYLLYKNLIQKNIVLIKEKDTEIETIEKINKTIKNPIYVYIK